One stretch of Hymenobacter chitinivorans DSM 11115 DNA includes these proteins:
- a CDS encoding SDR family oxidoreductase: MSDSAPAAATAPATSAPPAAAGLPRPGAPGVFAGQVAIVTGSESGIGRETARRLGQQGAAVVLNGRNAERLAATRQEFEAAGLAVASCVADVTDYAACEVLVDTAIQAFGRLDILITNASISQRAYFAAMQPEVFRQVLDSNVYGSVYPLKAALPHLVQSQGCVTFISSISALNGMPSGSAYCAGKAAIANLAHTLRLELAETGIHFGVVHIGFTQNDPEKRVLDAAGQPVPIAHRPPRWQKSQAEVAAIILSHIRRRRQRTVISALGRLIVLVHTWLPALGDWIVLRTIRRMRHFYE; this comes from the coding sequence ATGTCTGATTCCGCCCCTGCCGCCGCCACCGCTCCGGCTACTTCCGCCCCCCCAGCTGCCGCCGGACTGCCCCGGCCGGGCGCCCCCGGCGTATTCGCGGGCCAAGTGGCCATTGTCACGGGCTCCGAATCGGGTATTGGGCGCGAAACGGCCCGGCGCCTGGGCCAGCAGGGCGCCGCCGTGGTGCTCAACGGCCGCAATGCCGAGCGCCTGGCCGCCACCCGCCAGGAGTTTGAAGCGGCCGGCCTGGCCGTGGCCAGCTGCGTGGCCGACGTCACCGACTACGCGGCCTGCGAAGTGCTGGTTGACACGGCCATCCAGGCATTCGGCCGCCTCGACATCCTGATTACCAACGCCAGCATTTCCCAGCGCGCCTACTTCGCCGCCATGCAGCCCGAGGTGTTCCGCCAGGTGCTCGACAGCAACGTCTACGGCTCGGTGTACCCGCTCAAAGCCGCCCTGCCCCATTTGGTGCAGAGCCAGGGTTGCGTCACGTTTATTTCCTCGATTTCGGCTCTGAACGGTATGCCCAGCGGCTCGGCCTACTGCGCCGGCAAAGCGGCCATTGCCAACCTGGCCCACACCCTGCGCCTGGAGCTGGCCGAAACCGGTATTCACTTCGGCGTGGTCCACATCGGCTTCACCCAGAACGACCCGGAAAAGCGCGTGCTCGACGCGGCCGGCCAACCCGTGCCCATTGCCCACCGCCCGCCGCGCTGGCAAAAGTCGCAGGCCGAGGTGGCGGCCATCATCCTGAGTCACATCCGGCGGCGGCGGCAGCGTACCGTTATTTCGGCCCTGGGCCGGCTCATCGTGCTGGTCCACACCTGGCTGCCCGCCCTCGGTGACTGGATAGTGCTGCGCACCATCCGGCGGATGCGGCATTTTTACGAGTAA
- a CDS encoding NAD-dependent epimerase/dehydratase family protein — protein MLPRVLVTGAGGFLGRHLVEQLLRQGYPVRALVRGAAASSPLPALSSLPIEVWEGDVTQLATLTGCAEGCGAILHAAALAQVNPARNPAVWAANLTGTQNVLHLARQAGVGRFVYVGTANVFGFGSRQRPGDETRPFAGRRYGLDYMDSKWAATKLVLQAVTQEQLPAVLVHPTFMLGPGDAKPTSNALLLELYRGKLPGYPPGGKNYVHVRDVAVATVNALTRGRVGESYILGNENLSYRDAFARISRVLGVAPPRWPIPAGLATLYGHFCDLQTRLTRRPAQLNAAMAAVANDGHYFSVQKARTELHLPQTNLETAVAEALAWFKAHHYV, from the coding sequence ATGCTGCCCCGAGTTCTGGTAACCGGCGCCGGCGGCTTTTTGGGCCGCCACCTCGTGGAGCAGCTCCTGCGGCAGGGCTACCCGGTGCGGGCCCTGGTGCGTGGCGCGGCAGCTTCCTCGCCGTTGCCGGCGCTTTCATCCTTGCCCATCGAGGTCTGGGAAGGCGACGTTACCCAGCTTGCCACGCTGACGGGCTGTGCAGAAGGCTGCGGGGCCATACTCCACGCCGCGGCCCTGGCCCAGGTTAATCCGGCCCGGAACCCGGCCGTGTGGGCCGCCAACCTGACGGGCACCCAGAATGTGCTGCACCTGGCCCGGCAAGCCGGCGTGGGCCGCTTCGTGTACGTGGGCACGGCCAACGTTTTCGGCTTTGGCTCCCGGCAGCGGCCCGGCGACGAAACCCGGCCCTTTGCCGGCCGCCGCTACGGCCTCGACTACATGGACAGCAAATGGGCCGCCACCAAGCTGGTGCTGCAAGCAGTAACCCAGGAACAGCTGCCGGCCGTACTGGTCCACCCCACCTTCATGCTCGGCCCCGGCGACGCCAAGCCCACGTCCAACGCCCTGCTGCTGGAGCTCTACCGGGGCAAGCTGCCGGGCTACCCACCGGGCGGCAAAAACTACGTGCACGTGCGGGACGTGGCCGTGGCTACGGTGAATGCCCTGACCCGGGGCCGGGTGGGCGAATCCTACATTCTGGGCAATGAAAACCTGAGCTACCGGGACGCCTTTGCCCGAATCAGTCGGGTGCTGGGCGTGGCCCCGCCGCGCTGGCCCATTCCGGCCGGCCTGGCTACCCTCTACGGCCACTTCTGCGACCTGCAGACCCGCCTCACCCGCCGCCCGGCTCAGCTCAACGCGGCCATGGCAGCCGTGGCCAACGACGGGCATTATTTCTCGGTGCAGAAAGCCCGCACCGAACTGCACTTACCCCAGACAAACCTGGAAACGGCCGTGGCCGAAGCCCTGGCCTGGTTTAAAGCCCACCACTATGTCTGA
- a CDS encoding TIGR04283 family arsenosugar biosynthesis glycosyltransferase, with protein MVLSVIIPTCNEAANIGRVIGQLRQYAPAGAVEVLVVDAASPDGTAELARQAGATVLTAPKPGRAAQMNHGAHHATGEILYFVHADVGIHPDYVATIRQAVTEGYEAGCYRFRFDSRHPLLRLNSYGTRFQGIMSRGGDQTLFITRALFDQLQGFDEHYCIMEDFDIIRRIRRQARFLIVPQDVVVSARKYETNSWLRVQLANLTAFSLFFLNVAPTRIARTYKAMLNYR; from the coding sequence ATGGTTCTCAGCGTCATCATTCCCACCTGCAACGAAGCGGCCAACATTGGCCGCGTAATCGGGCAGCTGCGCCAATACGCTCCCGCCGGGGCGGTGGAAGTGCTGGTAGTGGATGCCGCCAGCCCCGACGGCACCGCCGAGCTGGCCCGGCAGGCCGGGGCCACGGTACTTACCGCCCCCAAGCCGGGCCGGGCCGCCCAGATGAACCACGGCGCCCACCACGCCACGGGCGAGATTCTCTACTTCGTGCACGCCGACGTGGGCATTCATCCCGACTACGTGGCCACCATCCGGCAAGCCGTGACCGAGGGCTACGAGGCCGGCTGCTACCGGTTCCGGTTCGACTCCCGCCACCCGCTGCTGCGCCTCAACAGCTACGGCACCCGCTTCCAGGGCATTATGAGCCGGGGCGGCGACCAGACCCTGTTTATCACCCGCGCGCTGTTTGATCAGCTGCAGGGCTTCGATGAGCACTACTGCATCATGGAGGACTTCGACATCATCCGGCGCATCCGGCGGCAGGCCCGCTTCCTGATTGTGCCCCAGGACGTGGTGGTGTCGGCCCGCAAGTACGAAACCAACAGCTGGCTGCGGGTGCAACTAGCCAATCTGACGGCCTTTTCGCTGTTTTTCCTCAACGTGGCCCCCACCCGCATTGCCCGCACCTACAAGGCCATGCTCAACTACCGCTGA
- a CDS encoding BamA/TamA family outer membrane protein, which produces MLLLTAALLGATALAPPDSLPRRRLTLIPLPLVYYTPETRLAYGAALTATLRFRRDSAFAEARPSQLTLGAAYTQNRQLLLYVPFQLFYARNTYYAYGEAGYYRYNYYFYGVGQQEVPRELYGVNFPRVRLNAFRRVGPALRRGKLYAGLRYQYEEYDVTSTAAGGLLGSGTVPGGRGSRLRGGGLGLFFDSRDKVFFPSKGVVADLTYLHRNRATAPDGPTTRFSRYVADVSSYHRLHPRAILALNYFASFTAGTAPFNALSLLGGTRRLRGYYEGRYRDQHAGLVQAELRLAAYRRLGAVAFGGVGALGDSGALLRLDSPKAAYGGGLRFVLNRRDQLNLRLDYALGHESSGFYLTIGEAF; this is translated from the coding sequence ATGCTGCTTCTCACCGCCGCCCTGCTCGGTGCCACCGCGCTGGCCCCACCCGACAGTCTGCCGCGGCGGCGCCTGACGTTGATTCCGCTGCCGCTGGTGTACTACACCCCCGAAACCCGCCTGGCCTACGGGGCCGCCCTGACGGCCACGCTGCGGTTTCGGCGGGATTCCGCCTTTGCCGAGGCCCGGCCCTCGCAGCTCACGCTGGGCGCGGCCTACACCCAAAACCGCCAGCTGCTGCTGTATGTGCCGTTTCAGCTCTTTTACGCCCGCAATACCTACTACGCCTACGGCGAGGCCGGCTACTACCGCTACAACTATTATTTCTACGGCGTGGGCCAGCAGGAAGTACCCCGGGAGCTGTACGGCGTCAATTTCCCCCGGGTGCGCCTCAACGCGTTTCGGCGGGTAGGGCCGGCATTGCGCCGGGGCAAGCTTTACGCCGGCCTGCGCTACCAGTACGAGGAGTACGACGTGACCAGCACGGCCGCCGGCGGGCTGCTGGGCAGCGGCACCGTGCCCGGGGGCCGGGGCAGCCGCCTGCGCGGGGGCGGCCTGGGGTTGTTTTTCGACTCGCGCGACAAGGTTTTCTTTCCCAGCAAAGGCGTGGTGGCCGACCTGACCTACCTGCACCGCAACCGGGCCACGGCCCCCGACGGGCCCACCACCCGCTTCAGTCGCTACGTGGCCGACGTGTCGTCGTACCACCGGCTGCACCCGCGCGCCATCCTGGCGTTGAACTACTTCGCTAGTTTCACGGCTGGCACGGCGCCATTTAATGCGTTGTCGTTGCTGGGCGGCACCCGGCGCCTGCGCGGCTACTACGAGGGCCGCTACCGCGACCAGCACGCGGGCCTGGTGCAGGCCGAGCTGCGGCTGGCCGCGTACCGGCGGCTGGGCGCGGTGGCCTTCGGCGGCGTGGGCGCTCTGGGCGACTCCGGGGCCCTGCTGCGCCTTGACAGCCCGAAAGCGGCGTACGGGGGCGGACTGCGCTTCGTGCTCAACCGGCGCGACCAGCTCAACCTCCGCCTCGACTACGCCCTGGGCCACGAATCAAGTGGCTTCTACCTGACCATCGGCGAGGCTTTTTAG
- a CDS encoding DUF547 domain-containing protein — protein sequence MSFSRLPRLLTTAALAALVGGAAPLPARAAAAAKVAPAAATVDHGAFDKLLKKYVTEKGLVNYKAWKADQGPLNQYLAQLSKNPPAAGASKAEQMAFWINAYNAYTIRLILDHYPLQSIKDIGTKIQIPFVTTPWAAKFFSIGGEKMSLDNIEHGILRKKYNDPRIHFALVCASISCPRLRTEAYTAAKLDDQLDDQGRDFLNNPAKNKPGKTSAQLSKYFDWYKGDWSENGQSVTSWVNKYATTKLDKNAAISFLDYNWQLNEQ from the coding sequence ATGAGCTTCTCCCGCCTGCCCCGCCTGCTGACCACCGCCGCCCTGGCCGCCCTTGTCGGCGGCGCCGCTCCCTTGCCCGCCCGGGCCGCTGCCGCCGCCAAAGTCGCCCCGGCAGCGGCTACCGTTGACCACGGCGCCTTCGATAAGCTGCTGAAAAAGTACGTCACCGAAAAGGGCCTGGTCAACTACAAAGCCTGGAAGGCCGACCAGGGCCCGCTCAACCAGTACCTGGCCCAGCTGAGCAAGAATCCGCCGGCGGCCGGCGCCAGTAAGGCCGAGCAGATGGCCTTCTGGATCAACGCCTACAACGCCTACACCATCCGCCTGATTCTGGACCACTACCCGCTGCAAAGCATCAAGGATATCGGCACCAAAATCCAGATTCCGTTCGTGACCACGCCCTGGGCCGCGAAGTTTTTCAGCATCGGGGGCGAGAAGATGAGCCTCGACAACATCGAGCACGGCATCCTGCGCAAGAAGTACAACGACCCGCGCATTCACTTCGCCCTGGTCTGCGCCTCTATTTCCTGCCCCCGCCTGCGCACCGAGGCCTACACCGCCGCCAAGCTCGACGACCAGCTCGACGACCAGGGCCGGGACTTTCTGAACAACCCGGCCAAAAACAAGCCCGGCAAAACCAGCGCCCAGCTCTCCAAGTACTTCGACTGGTACAAGGGCGACTGGTCGGAAAACGGGCAGTCGGTGACGAGCTGGGTAAACAAGTACGCCACCACCAAGCTCGATAAAAACGCCGCCATCAGCTTTCTGGACTACAACTGGCAGCTCAATGAGCAGTAA
- a CDS encoding DUF6134 family protein → MSRLRSAGLGAALLLALPRLVSAQTRPAPAEIRRYAIEVAGLRVGSMTATRQPGPDPAADVVATLVSDVQVDFLFYHLKIYYKVVNRSRRGQLLLSTVEAHTNQGNFASRAEWKGDHYDIVADQYKHHYQATERQPITCTVTDLFFSEPPGISRAYAEYFGDFFTLVRPAAGQLKATRAGREDEYRYANGQLTTIIKKNPLKNFIIRLEP, encoded by the coding sequence ATGAGCCGGCTCCGCTCTGCCGGACTGGGCGCCGCTTTGCTGCTGGCCCTGCCACGCCTAGTTTCGGCCCAAACGCGGCCGGCCCCAGCCGAAATCCGGCGCTACGCCATTGAGGTGGCCGGTCTGCGCGTGGGCTCCATGACGGCCACCCGCCAGCCCGGCCCCGACCCCGCCGCCGACGTCGTAGCCACCCTGGTCAGCGACGTGCAGGTCGATTTTCTCTTCTACCACCTCAAGATCTACTACAAGGTCGTCAACCGCAGCCGCCGGGGCCAGTTGCTGCTCTCCACCGTGGAAGCCCACACCAACCAGGGCAACTTCGCCTCCCGCGCCGAGTGGAAAGGCGACCATTACGACATCGTGGCCGACCAGTACAAGCACCACTACCAGGCCACCGAGCGGCAGCCGATTACCTGCACCGTCACGGACCTGTTCTTCAGTGAGCCCCCCGGCATCAGCCGCGCCTACGCCGAGTACTTCGGCGACTTTTTCACCCTGGTCCGCCCCGCCGCCGGCCAGCTCAAGGCCACCCGGGCCGGCCGCGAAGACGAGTACCGCTACGCCAACGGCCAGCTAACCACCATCATCAAGAAAAACCCCCTCAAGAACTTCATCATCCGCCTAGAGCCGTAA
- a CDS encoding phytoene desaturase family protein encodes MKYDAVVVGSGPNGLAAAIVLQQAGLQVLLLEGKDELGGGLRTAELTLPGFRHDICSAIHPLAAASPYLQTLPLAQYGLEYITPPVAAAHPFDNGTAATVVNSLDATARSLGPDARAYEQLMRPLVAQWPGIAPDVLAPLQLPRHPLDMAQFGLSALQPATLLARRFQTMEARGLFAGMAAHAIQPLENLTTSAIGLVLLIAAHRQGWPLPKGGSQSIADALVAHFRALGGHVQTGTMVKSLSELPEARAVLFDVTPAQILRIAGHSLSAVYQWQLRRYRYGMGVFKVDWALAAPIPFTAPECADTATVHLGNTLEEIAAGEKATSRGQHPERPFVLLAQQSRFDPTRAPAGQHTAWAYCHVPHGSRQDMTQAIEQQVERFAPGFRDRILGRHTFDTAQMEAYNPNYVGGDINGGRLDIGQLFTRPALRASPYRTSRRGLYLCSSATPPGGGVHGMCGYHAASRALRDIFGLQPPPLHRG; translated from the coding sequence ATGAAATACGATGCCGTGGTGGTGGGTTCGGGGCCCAATGGATTGGCGGCGGCCATCGTGCTGCAACAGGCCGGGCTGCAAGTATTGCTGCTCGAAGGCAAAGACGAGCTGGGCGGCGGCCTGCGCACGGCCGAGCTGACGCTGCCCGGCTTCCGGCACGACATCTGTTCGGCCATTCACCCGCTGGCGGCCGCCTCGCCCTACCTCCAAACCCTGCCCCTGGCCCAGTACGGCCTGGAGTATATCACGCCGCCGGTGGCCGCTGCTCACCCCTTCGACAACGGCACGGCCGCTACGGTGGTCAATTCCCTGGACGCTACGGCCCGCAGTCTGGGCCCCGATGCGCGGGCCTACGAGCAGCTTATGCGGCCTTTGGTGGCCCAGTGGCCCGGCATTGCCCCCGACGTGCTGGCCCCGCTGCAGCTGCCCCGCCACCCGCTCGACATGGCCCAGTTTGGCCTCTCGGCCCTGCAGCCGGCCACGCTGCTGGCCCGGCGGTTTCAGACCATGGAAGCCCGGGGTTTGTTTGCCGGCATGGCCGCCCACGCCATTCAGCCCCTGGAAAACCTGACGACCTCCGCCATTGGCCTGGTGCTGCTCATTGCCGCCCACCGCCAGGGCTGGCCCCTGCCCAAAGGCGGCTCCCAAAGCATTGCCGACGCCCTGGTAGCCCACTTCCGGGCCCTGGGTGGCCACGTCCAAACCGGCACCATGGTCAAGTCCCTGAGTGAGCTGCCCGAGGCCCGCGCCGTGCTCTTCGACGTGACGCCCGCCCAGATCCTGCGCATTGCCGGCCACAGCTTGTCGGCCGTGTACCAGTGGCAGCTGCGGCGCTACCGCTACGGCATGGGCGTGTTTAAGGTCGACTGGGCCCTGGCCGCGCCCATTCCCTTCACCGCCCCCGAATGCGCCGATACGGCCACGGTGCATTTGGGCAATACCCTGGAAGAAATTGCGGCCGGCGAAAAAGCCACCAGCCGGGGCCAGCACCCCGAGCGGCCCTTCGTGCTGCTGGCCCAGCAAAGCCGCTTCGACCCCACCCGCGCCCCGGCCGGCCAGCACACGGCCTGGGCCTACTGCCACGTGCCCCACGGCTCCCGCCAGGACATGACCCAGGCCATTGAGCAGCAGGTCGAGCGGTTTGCGCCCGGCTTCCGGGACCGAATCCTGGGCCGCCACACCTTCGACACGGCCCAAATGGAGGCCTACAACCCCAACTACGTGGGCGGCGACATCAACGGCGGCCGGCTCGACATCGGCCAGCTCTTTACCCGGCCGGCCCTGCGCGCCTCGCCCTACCGCACCTCCCGCCGCGGCCTCTACCTGTGCTCCTCGGCCACCCCGCCCGGCGGCGGCGTGCACGGCATGTGCGGCTACCACGCCGCCAGCCGGGCCCTGCGCGACATTTTCGGGCTCCAGCCCCCGCCCCTGCACCGCGGCTAA
- a CDS encoding TIGR04222 domain-containing membrane protein, with amino-acid sequence MHPDSTHANHSELWSRLDALDLDAATPLSFTHRLARDNAWPPDFARRVVLEYKKFVFLAATCNHPVTPSDEVDQAWHLHLVYTRSYWDELCGQVLGFPLHHGPTQGGAAEGHKFRDWYAKTLQAYYAAFGSVPPADIWPPAAVRFGEAPHFRRVNLRRHWLLPRPQWPHLGRKQAWLLILAALVLVGCTARLPLNPLNWYGQEFLALYWLLCLTVLPLVLWWRHRGRGPAEASANARPSTYEVVRLAAHGERLPDSALAALAHAGKLELLPDQQVRRPLNAPPPTDAYELAVWSLVPPEGTTLDAVRRRASQPTIEAVQALDAGLEAQGWLLPEAERARLNKPVILALVLLGLFGLAKVVVGLARERPVGFLVATLLGLVVVAVYCYHQRAWATGRGARVLREATAVVGEEQHSESVSAEYVALSVALFGVQSLNGLGLNHLAILLVPPSQGGDSSGGDSGSSDGGSGCGGGCGGCGGD; translated from the coding sequence ATGCATCCCGACTCGACCCACGCGAATCACTCGGAATTATGGTCCCGGCTCGACGCCCTGGACCTCGACGCGGCCACCCCGCTGTCCTTCACCCACCGCCTCGCCCGCGACAATGCCTGGCCCCCGGATTTTGCCCGGCGCGTGGTGCTCGAATACAAGAAGTTCGTGTTTCTGGCCGCCACCTGCAACCACCCCGTCACGCCCTCCGACGAAGTCGACCAGGCCTGGCACCTGCACCTGGTCTACACCCGCTCGTACTGGGACGAGCTCTGCGGGCAGGTGCTGGGCTTCCCTTTGCACCACGGTCCCACCCAGGGCGGCGCCGCCGAGGGCCACAAGTTCCGGGACTGGTACGCCAAAACCCTGCAGGCCTACTACGCCGCCTTCGGCTCCGTACCCCCCGCCGACATCTGGCCCCCGGCGGCCGTCCGCTTCGGGGAGGCGCCCCACTTCCGGCGCGTCAATCTGCGGCGGCACTGGCTGCTGCCCCGGCCCCAGTGGCCGCACCTGGGCCGTAAGCAGGCCTGGCTCCTGATCCTGGCGGCCCTGGTGCTAGTCGGCTGCACGGCCCGCCTGCCCCTGAACCCGCTGAACTGGTACGGGCAGGAGTTTCTGGCTTTATACTGGCTCTTGTGCCTGACCGTGCTGCCCCTGGTCCTGTGGTGGCGGCACCGGGGCCGGGGCCCCGCAGAAGCTTCGGCCAACGCCCGGCCCTCCACTTACGAAGTAGTGCGCTTGGCCGCCCACGGTGAGCGGCTGCCCGACAGCGCCCTGGCGGCCCTGGCCCACGCGGGTAAGCTGGAGCTGCTGCCCGACCAGCAAGTGCGCCGCCCCCTCAACGCCCCGCCGCCCACCGATGCCTACGAGCTGGCCGTCTGGAGCCTGGTGCCCCCCGAAGGCACCACCCTCGACGCGGTGCGGCGCCGGGCCAGCCAGCCCACAATTGAAGCAGTGCAGGCCCTCGATGCCGGCCTCGAAGCCCAGGGCTGGCTGCTGCCCGAAGCGGAGCGGGCCCGTCTCAATAAGCCGGTTATCCTGGCCCTAGTGCTGTTGGGCCTGTTTGGCTTGGCCAAGGTTGTCGTTGGCCTGGCCCGGGAGCGGCCCGTGGGCTTCCTGGTGGCCACGCTACTAGGGCTGGTGGTAGTGGCCGTTTACTGCTACCACCAGCGGGCCTGGGCTACCGGCCGCGGGGCCCGGGTGCTGCGCGAGGCCACGGCCGTGGTGGGCGAAGAGCAGCATAGCGAGTCCGTTTCTGCCGAGTACGTGGCCCTGAGCGTGGCTTTATTCGGGGTGCAGAGCCTCAACGGGTTGGGTCTGAATCACCTGGCCATCCTGTTGGTGCCGCCCAGCCAGGGTGGCGACTCCAGCGGCGGTGATTCCGGCAGCAGCGACGGAGGCTCGGGCTGCGGCGGGGGCTGCGGCGGCTGCGGCGGCGACTAA
- a CDS encoding chromate resistance protein ChrB domain-containing protein, with protein MQWITREKPKIDRLACPWLIRRFIDAQAEILYVPAAEVLPTAARTGAIPFDVPGVEFSHHGPECTFDYFLKKYELQDPALHALAPIIRGADTDNHALAQQAAGLWAISAGLAYNIDDDQQLLQQGMVLYDALYSWARHLQHQPHTQQPEELLLAQVYAAYLEKSRGRSSPAPAWTSQLRELIQDHLDTNLSLRLTEMADVLHVNPTYLSREFARYFDNLSFGEYIRKLRIEKALGLLDSTTYPLAEIAYLTGFSDQSHFTRIFKQHTGQSPSAYRKKWRPT; from the coding sequence ATGCAGTGGATTACCCGCGAAAAACCCAAGATTGACCGCCTGGCCTGCCCTTGGCTGATCCGGCGCTTTATTGATGCCCAGGCCGAAATTCTCTACGTGCCGGCCGCCGAGGTGCTGCCCACGGCCGCCCGCACCGGCGCCATTCCCTTCGACGTGCCCGGCGTGGAATTCTCCCACCACGGCCCCGAGTGCACCTTCGACTACTTCCTCAAAAAGTACGAGCTGCAGGACCCGGCCCTGCACGCGCTGGCGCCCATCATCCGCGGCGCCGATACCGACAACCACGCCCTGGCCCAGCAGGCCGCCGGACTCTGGGCAATTTCGGCGGGCTTGGCCTATAACATTGACGACGACCAGCAGCTCTTGCAGCAGGGTATGGTGCTCTACGATGCCCTCTATAGCTGGGCCCGGCACCTGCAGCACCAGCCCCACACCCAGCAGCCCGAGGAGTTGCTGCTGGCCCAGGTGTACGCCGCCTACCTGGAGAAAAGCCGGGGCCGCAGCTCGCCCGCCCCGGCCTGGACCAGCCAGCTGCGGGAGCTGATTCAGGACCACCTCGACACCAACCTGAGTTTGCGCCTGACCGAAATGGCCGACGTGCTGCACGTCAACCCCACCTACCTGTCCCGGGAGTTTGCCCGCTACTTCGACAACCTTTCTTTTGGTGAGTACATCCGCAAGCTGCGCATTGAAAAGGCCCTGGGGCTGCTGGATTCCACGACCTATCCGCTGGCCGAAATTGCCTACCTCACCGGCTTTTCCGACCAGAGCCACTTCACCCGCATCTTCAAGCAGCACACCGGTCAGAGCCCGTCGGCCTACCGCAAAAAGTGGCGCCCCACGTAA
- the chrA gene encoding chromate efflux transporter has protein sequence MPQLLPPVSKPRFGEALRFWLKLGFISFGGPAGQIAIMHTVLVEEKRWISDAKFLHALNYCMLLPGPEAQQLATYIGWLLHGRRGGLAAGVLFVLPSVFILLALSLLYVTVGTLPALQGVFAGLKPAVVAIILLALVKIGQKSLLGPLHYAVAAASFVGIFWLNIPFPLLIVGAALVALLVQRFFPAPAATAAAQARAELAEEGYFLTTRSVVSGTGFSARRLVGQLLLTLGLWALPLLVLAFTGPDLPFWQHLSGFFTKAALVTFGGAYAVLPYVAQVSVAQLHWLTQGQMLDGLALGETTPGPLIMVLAFVGFMGGYTHFGGSLALAALGLLLTTYYTFLPCFFFILAGAPIIERTQHNARLKAVLSIITAAVVGVVLNLAVYLGQAVLWPAAGPGLHLHWPSLVWLLVSLLALYRFKLNMILWIGISAAIGLLYYALLPFRG, from the coding sequence ATGCCCCAGCTCCTGCCGCCCGTTTCCAAGCCCCGTTTTGGCGAGGCCCTGCGCTTCTGGCTGAAGCTGGGTTTCATCAGTTTCGGCGGCCCGGCCGGCCAGATTGCCATCATGCACACGGTGCTGGTCGAGGAAAAGCGCTGGATTTCGGACGCCAAGTTTCTGCACGCCCTCAACTACTGCATGCTGCTGCCCGGTCCCGAGGCTCAGCAATTGGCCACCTACATCGGGTGGCTGCTGCACGGCCGCCGGGGTGGCTTGGCGGCCGGCGTGTTGTTTGTGCTGCCTTCGGTGTTTATTCTGCTGGCTCTGAGCCTGCTCTACGTTACGGTGGGCACGCTGCCGGCCCTGCAGGGCGTATTTGCGGGCCTCAAGCCCGCCGTGGTGGCCATTATTCTGCTGGCTCTGGTCAAGATTGGGCAGAAGTCCTTGCTGGGGCCGCTGCACTACGCCGTGGCGGCGGCCAGCTTCGTCGGTATTTTCTGGCTGAATATTCCCTTTCCGCTGCTCATCGTGGGCGCAGCCCTGGTGGCGCTGCTGGTGCAGCGGTTCTTCCCGGCCCCGGCCGCCACGGCCGCCGCCCAGGCCCGGGCCGAGCTGGCCGAGGAAGGCTACTTCCTGACCACCCGCTCGGTAGTGTCCGGCACGGGCTTCAGCGCCCGGCGCCTGGTGGGGCAACTGCTGCTGACGCTGGGACTCTGGGCGCTACCACTGCTGGTGCTGGCTTTCACCGGGCCCGACTTACCGTTCTGGCAGCACCTGAGCGGGTTTTTCACCAAGGCCGCCCTGGTCACCTTCGGCGGGGCCTACGCCGTGCTGCCCTACGTGGCCCAGGTGAGCGTGGCTCAGCTGCACTGGCTTACCCAGGGGCAGATGCTCGACGGCCTGGCCCTGGGTGAAACCACCCCTGGGCCCCTGATTATGGTGCTGGCCTTCGTGGGCTTCATGGGCGGCTACACCCACTTCGGCGGCTCCTTGGCCCTGGCCGCCCTGGGGTTGCTGCTGACGACTTACTACACTTTTTTGCCCTGCTTTTTCTTTATCCTGGCCGGGGCGCCCATCATTGAGCGCACCCAGCACAACGCCCGCCTTAAGGCCGTGCTCAGCATTATCACCGCCGCCGTAGTGGGCGTGGTCCTGAACCTGGCCGTGTACCTGGGCCAGGCCGTGCTGTGGCCTGCTGCCGGGCCCGGCCTGCACTTGCACTGGCCGAGTCTGGTGTGGCTGCTGGTGTCTTTGCTGGCCCTGTACCGCTTCAAGCTCAACATGATTCTCTGGATTGGCATCAGCGCCGCCATCGGCCTGCTGTATTACGCCCTGCTGCCTTTCCGGGGCTAA